Proteins found in one Brachypodium distachyon strain Bd21 chromosome 5, Brachypodium_distachyon_v3.0, whole genome shotgun sequence genomic segment:
- the LOC100845157 gene encoding U-box domain-containing protein 26, which yields MSIPHLFRCPISLDIFTDPVTLRTGQTYDRQCIERWLADGHRTCPVTMQPLGDAALDDLVPNRTLRHLIDRWLSAATDHRLPLSAAGDDDEEPSLAALKRCLLLQPDAAKVISTLKKVLALASESDVGRACMLQLGFLRVLLPLVFHAPARAECRSDQAEVEELALRCALSLMPTNPVAPELDCLNVLKREPCLASFVRLLERGSASARAGLCRVLETVATADATRDDLALLVAASPRVWDALLMPLLSSDADPEHEAEAAAVRAVAAVVRASEPARGSAVSHGAVGALVRHLSKARKATEDGAAASALAAVESLAAGSEAGRRAVAGAPGATRTLVRHVFRMASSSSDACSENAVAALLAVCGESRAARSEAVGAGVVTQLLLLLQSQCGARAKAKARALLKLLKSK from the coding sequence ATGAGCATCCCGCACTTGTTCAGGTGCCCGATCAGCCTGGACATCTTCACGGACCCGGTGACGCTGCGCACGGGGCAGACGTACGACCGGCAGTGCATCGAGCGCTGGCTCGCCGACGGCCACCGCACATGCCCGGTCACAATGCAGCCCCTCGGCGATGCggcgctcgacgacctcgtgcCCAACCGCACCCTGCGCCACCTCATCGACCGCTggctctccgccgccaccgaccaCCGCCTCCCGTTATCAGCCGcgggagacgacgacgaggagcccTCGCTCGCGGCGCTCAAGCGCTGCCTTCTCCTGCAGCCGGACGCCGCCAAGGTCATCAGCACGCTCAAGAAGGTCCTGGCGCTGGCGTCGGAGTCGGACGTGGGCCGGGCCTGCATGCTCCAGCTGGGCTTCCTGCGCGTTCTGCTCCCGCTCGTCTTCCACGCCCCGGCGCGGGCCGAATGCCGCTCGGAtcaggcggaggtggaggagctcgCGCTGCGGTGCGCGCTCAGCCTGATGCCGACGAACCCGGTGGCCCCGGAGCTCGACTGCCTCAACGTGCTCAAGAGGGAGCCGTGCCTGGCGTCCTTCGTCCGGCTCCTGGAGCGGGGCAGCGCGAGCGCCAGAGCCGGGCTGTGCCGCGTCCTCGAGACCGTCGCCACGGCGGACGCCACGCGGGACGACCTCgcgctcctcgtcgccgcctcgccgcgcgtCTGGGACGCGCTACTCATGCCGCTCCTGTCATCCGATGCCGATCCGGAGCACGAGGCAGAGGCCGCCGCGGTGCGCGCTGTCGCGGCAGTCGTGCGCGCGTCCGAGCCGGCGCGCGGCAGCGCCGTCAGCcacggcgcggtcggcgcgcTCGTCAGGCACCTGTCGAAAGCGCGGAAGGCCACCGAGGACGGCGCCGCGGCGAGCgcgctggcggcggtggagtCGCTGGCGGCGGGGTCGGAGGCCGGGCGCAGGGCGGTGGCGGGCGCCCCGGGCGCGACGCGGACGCTCGTGAGGCACGTGTTCAGGATGGCGTCGTCGAGCAGCGACGCCTGCAGCGAGAACGCGGTGGCCGCGCTGCTGGCCGTGTGCGGGGAGTcgagggcggcgcggagcgAGGCGGTCGGGGCCGGGGTGGTcacgcagctgctgctgctgctgcagagcCAGTGCGGCGCCAgggccaaggccaaggccagGGCGCTGCTGAAGCTGCTCAAGTCCAAGTGA